One Asterias rubens chromosome 8, eAstRub1.3, whole genome shotgun sequence genomic window, ttagcataagaagTAAttgggagatgttgatagtataaaacattgtgagaaatgactccctctaaagtaacatagtttttgagaaagaagttattttccactaatttttttcaagctgagacctcagaattagattttcagttccgaaatcaagcgtctgaaagcacacaacttcgtgtgaccaacggttcaaattttcacaggtttgttatttcatgcatatgatgagatacaccaagtgagaagactgatctttgacaattaccaatagtgtccagcgtcttaaACTCTTTCCGTGCCAAGACCCAACATGTATGATATATTTTATGTAATGTTCTATCTTGTGTACTCAAAAGTGTCTTTATTGTCGTACATATACGATCTATTACGACCCATACTATACATATTGTCATAAGAGGACGataactaaataaatactattgaatttgcaataaaaatcagcaagaaacattttgttttgtgagaaACACTTGTTAAATTTTCGCCTGATACtacatgccctctggtcattgccttggcgcctttgaaatgctccattagaaatttacaatttcctcgtagggtgccctttaccaaaaagaaaatgccttggtgcccttgccctttcaaaaacggaaACTTACaggtctgtttttgtttatacacAATTTGGAAAATGCTGCGCACTTTAAGTTCAAATGGCAAACAAAAAgcaggcactgaaagagttaggCAGTGTCtaaattggcgacttcggctacgaCTTTGGCTAGATCgcctgcctattcttcaacactggcagacgcactgatctagccaAGTGGCTGTTTCGGACactaccttaaagacactggacactattggtaattgtcaaagactagtctgctcagttggtgtatctcaacatatgcatgaaataacaaacctgtgaaaatttgggctcgaagttgcgaggtattaatgaaagaaaaaaacacccttatcacacaaagttgtgtgctttcagatgcttgatttggagacctcaaattctaaacctgaggttttgaaatcaacttcgttaaaaattacttctttctcgaaaacaacattacttcagatggagctgtttctcacaatgtttttttactatcaacctctccccattattcgttaccaagaaaagttttatgctaataaatattttaagtaattaccaacagtgtccactgcctttaataatgatTATTATATACAACCAAGCAGATCCTTggcatttgattggaggattgtccatcacgtgatagcaaataaaagtaccaatccgaaaagtaccattgcacgctgccagcgtgcaatggtacttttcggatggaacgaaaaagctgagtaaaaacatcactgcgtgcgcgtgtctttggtaacgcagcagtgttactgcaaggcatattagtaacattactagcattcggcttctacaattaaaaattgtaggcctacgctttgtttgttttgaaagttgtatctttcaatcaaaatgacaaagatctacttggatgttatataaaacaaataatgaatgtttttcattcgtgcaatggtgcgaaaatgttcattcgttgaaagctggaatgttccattcaactcggctccgcctcgttgaatagtacattccatctttcaactcatgaacatattcgcaccattgcactcataaacattcattatgtgtatactattcagAATGGAACTAATCTTACCTGGTTAACAGCCAGTCCATGTGTGATATTCATTCCATTGATTGATGCTTGGGCGTGTCCCTGAAGCACCATGGTGTTCAGTGCTTGTGAAATGGAATTATCTAGACAGGGAAACGTCAGTTTCGTTGCCATACCATTTTGGTTTGTGCTGTTGCTCAAATCCACCTGAATAAtcaagataataaaaataaattattattttattactgttttatttgtcattactatacctcatacatattcatgacagagagtcgagttctcattggtccattcatcaccacgtgccaggtgttaattttgttaactaccaagcgcgcacgtgagtattcacgcaagtggtaaatgcgcatgacaagtaatagttccccgggagctattctacttgtcatgcgcactaccattgcGCACCGTCATCCCGGGCGCTATTGATCGTGGCACCGTTTTGTATAATAAACATGCACGAaacaacacatgaacaaacttatcatgtgcattttgtttcacagttatcattttctcttgctcaaaactcatgttccggtaactgaatatatatgaagtatagtaaaacaaatataacatggtttatttcgggtgactagtcgatgagTTCccctcttttcaataagtgcactgggtacttttacgtgcgttacacaatatACAGGATCAACGGATTTACGTCCCATACTAAGGACGAGATAATGAATCTTGTTCATAATTACCTTATCTGATAATGAGATGCCGTTAGCAACGGCTCCACCAACTGTAGCAGGTGCCACAGTATTGACCTTCTCCATGAATCCTTTGACATCCAACGCATTGATGATACCAATGGTGTCCCTCTTCAGTCCTTCCTTGGATtcaatgatgactttgtccaagAGATGGGGAAACATATTCCAGTGATCTCCAATGAAGAAAGTATGCGGCATGTAAGCTAGTTTCTCAGAGTAGTGGGGGTTGAGATCATTTGGTGATGTCACACCGTCTGTGATCAGGTAGTCCATGAACGAAGCTCCACTTGTACCAGGATAACCTAGCCACATGCTCTGCAAGGGAAAAATCACTCAATTAAGTCAACCAtatatagacccattgcatatgacgtcacactctcaaaataGAGGCACATCATTGGACActagctgttctctgtgcggAAACTATATatggtcatgaggctggtttgaaatggtcgaccacagtagtcaatcaatggttgaccagcctgggttcgagtcaaaacaGTCAACCCTTACCCCGTTTTAGACATGTCATGAGCCgggccaatgtaaatgttatgttaaatttgcctgtctgaaaccaaaatttatttgggtcgacctagagtcactCCTAATCTTTTTGGTTCGGCACGACTCTGgtgcgcctgtctgaaacgagTGTTAGTTAACCACAGTGTGCACTAGAACTTGCTCTAGGATGGATGAATGTATCTTGTTCTGCTGAATTTTTCTGTGTGCATTTGGTGTATTTGGTTGCCTGAAAAAAACTTGTCCTGTCTGACATGGTATTTATAAGTACTTTGTGCTAACCTGGATTGGAGCTGGTCTCAGTGCAAAGATCTCATTGCGTGCACCTTTTGTATAGCCGTTCATATTGACCAAGATGTGGATGCCGTCTGCATTGATTCTGTCTGCTGCTTTACCATTGCATGGTATCTGTGGGATcacataatacaaataataatatcgaagtcttacacAGCGCTCGTATTTACCAAagatactcaaggcgctgagaataTACAGACAAAAAGACAAATCAAAGGTCAAGTTGGTTCACAGAGTACATCAACacgatttacaaaaaaaatcatcattacGCAataaggccccccccccccaaaaaaaaaaacatgtttaaagccCCTTCCACTTTACGCCTCCTTTTTCTccattgaaactttttttttactatctccgatgaaaacaaataaattttgaaagaaaaagctTAGCAGGTTGtcttaaaaaaatgtgtcctctttccttttttatttggcaaaattaAACTTAGTCTTATTAAAACACTTACCTGGGAAAGATCCACAAATGATCCGACTTCTTTCAACACCTTAGCTCTGAAGTTTGTTCCATCGTCAGGACTGAGAGCATAGCAAaatacctgaaaaaaaaaaacaagagatgTTTTCAGATACACTCCTTTAGTTGTCTATCAAACCTGTTTCCCAAAACATTTGACCGATACAAAGCCCATATTTATTGTACAATTCCAACATCAATAAGGAACTAGCttgtttttaatgcaagtcgccgGACACACAAGGCCTCAAGGCCACTTCTGGGTGGGGCctacaaatcaactatttttccaggggccgttgccaacTATTTCCGagtagaaagcactacctcgCCAAACAATCATGgtcaagtgtcacgaccagtactcaaacccatactctgctgttcagaaacaccacagcttgaatCTGGTACTCTAAacccgctaggccacgacacgccacaagaGAATGTGCATCACAAAAACCCTTCAGTTGTAATTCTAAACTCTTCTTGTTATCTTTGAGCATGGTACATACCTCCACATTCTCACTGTGTTTGCCTGGGACGCTCTGCATGAGATGAGATGTTGGATGGTTGCCAAAGTCAGAGCTGACATAACCAATCCTTAGCTTACCACCAGACGCTACCAAATCTTTGGGGTACTGGTAGGGGGATTTGTGCAACACATTTATCTGTGAAGTCAATGAAAACATCATAATGAACACATTTCACAATGGCATTCCCTTGAGAAAATGTGTCTcaagattaataataataaatcaagaACACAAACTTATAAATTAAGCACTTTTTAATAAAAGATTACTCAAGGCGCTACATaattcatcccacgtgaccgtgtttcagccaaccagaatacagaacaagcaagaggtgtgttataattatttatagtttcttcctatttatccacacgaTGCAAAgctacaaatcaactatttAAAATCATTGATGTAGGTGGGTGCCAAATCATGAAGTGCTTTAAAGACAAGTGTGAAATCCAAACAAGTTCTGAATGTTTTGCAAGCATTGCATTTTGGTACAGTACCTATCTCATGCAAGAAACTTGACTCACCTTCTCTAAACAAAGGTTCCCATGTCGACTGGCAATGGCTTTACGGAAATCAGGAGATAGTGGATAGAGCATACTGTGGTGTGGATGGACAGATGGGAGTCTGTTCTTATCCAGTTGGTCGGCAACGATAGTAACAAGTTGCTTCATACGCTGCTCATAGTCAGACCAGTCACACACAATctgataattataataataattcataataatttattgagttGATATTACGCTCtttccaggaccagcctgttcgagggcgcGTAACTGTAAAAATGACACGTGGAAATTACTCATAAATAGTTCATGAAAAAGTACACCAGTAAAAATAAGCAAAacgattaaagggaaggttaacggttggttatcactcttaaaattcatAGCAATAGAAACtattcactttgaagtaacgtggttaATGTCAAAACCTGTCAGTTCTCATGGCCTAAAATTTCAATCGGTTTTAACCCTAaccgattcatacttcctgcaaatgtgaatgtTTCGTATCACGTTCGCAGGAAatttgaaccaggctttactgtCAGctacatttctcagattgtatatcTATAGAcagtactgggcccaatttcatagagctgcaaagcaaaaaaatttgcttagcatgaaattacttccttgataaaaacaggattaccaaccaaatttccatttgttgcatattgtgtgttactggtattcagctgttgtttgcttatcctgaaaatcacgtggaaatttggttggtaatcttgtttttatcaaggcagctctatgaaattgggccctgaataTGACACCACCGTTAAAATAtatgccctacaagatggcgtagGCGAGCTAGGCGTgcttgtgccgtagaaatcaaaccgggaacattgcgtgctgcgtgtttctttgatgtacgcgtttaaacgggcatacggtttgacctacaagatggcgactctcatagcagcaaaggggttattcaatacggtctataaagAATTCTTCTTCTTGTGTAGACAAGTGCTCCCGATTTTTGCAAAATCtcaacaaattttcacagggtaaAAAGATTTGAAAGGTTGAAAGAATAAGTTATGAAACTTATcttcaacaagaaaaaaaaaacctatacaaaaaacaatgatttttaCTTAGTTCTGCATATGCTTTTGATGATTTTACATTTGACATGTGATCCTTACCTGTAGACAGTGAGCGAGGTTGCAATAAGCATCTGGAAAATCTGGCTTGAGTTTAAGAGCAGTCCTGTAGGATGCAATTGCATCAGGTATTGAACCAGAGTCCTGAGGTTAAGAAACatcacaataaaattaatttcacaATTCATAGATATCATCATATCCTACAACCACTTATAAATTTTAGGCCTAGGTATCATACTCAACAAAAAACTACTATGAAAAATGTATAAGAATGTATTTCAATGGTGTGTATAGAAAATAAATCATGAAATATTATACGGATTTGAAAGGAAAGTACCAAAGtaaacaaaagttacatacaagCTAGGCCTAGGAAGAACGAATCAAATGTGTAAACAAGAGCATGATATACAATAtagatttaaagccattggaccctttcggttcataaaaaaaaataaaagttcacagatttacaaataacttacagggtttacagaaggcaatggtgaaagacttctcttgaaatattattccatgaaatgctttactttttgagaaaacagtaaaacaatatcaattctcgtttacgagaattacggatttattttacacacatgtcatgacacggcgaaacgcgcggatggGTGGGTTtttacaagggtgggttttcccgttattttctcctgactccgacgaccgattaagcccaaattttcacaggtttgttatttgatatagaagttgtggtacacaaagtgtgggccttggacaacactgtttaccgaaagggtccaatggctttaaacagtttACAAAAGTTACGTAAAAGCTAGGCCAATAAAAAACTAATCAAATGTGTAACCAGGAGCATGAAAATCTCTAGCaaacaatgtacaaaaataatgcaTTTCAACACTACTGGTAATAAGACACAACACTTGATTGAAAAGTACAAAGTTAAACAAACTAAAAAGCAACATTGAATAAGAAACAAATCGTGAAAAATTGATCGACTTTGAAAGCAAGGTAGAGAGGTAAAGAAAAAGTTTTGTAGAAGCAAAGCcaaagaaaaatcaaacagGGTACAGAAATAATGCAATTCACCACTTCTGTACTTAATGAAAAGCCATGTGACTCTAAAAGAATAGTACAAAGCTAAACAACCCTTTAATCTACAGTGGATATTTAAAAATCGTGAAGAATCGTATGGCTTTGAAAGGAAGGTACTGAAGTAAAGAAATAGTTTTGCAAAAGCAAAGAACAATCAAACAAATGTGTACAATGAGTATAATAAACAATGCAGATTATAAACAGGTCACAAATCAATATCACACAATGTACAGAGATAATGCATTTCAAGAATAATATGACAACCAATGAAGAATAgaacaaataatgtaaaaataatCATCATGAACAATGCATATTACAACATCTTCATAAAAATGCAATACACTTCCAAGTCAAGTTATCTCAACGAAATGAACATTTCTTTTAGTGTGCATACCGAGTTACTACAAAAGGCTCTTTCCAAATGCATAACTGAAtaatcaggacccaatttcatagagctgcctacacacaaaaagcagctaagcacaacaaaattatgcttactagatgAAGATTAACAGCCAATCTACTATGTGATGTACAAtttgcgactggtatcctgctcatttctgcttagcagaaatttgttttagcaatattttttgcttaacagctctatgaaattgggcccagaatgcAAACGGCTgcaagatctgggcccaatgtcataaagctgctttttaagcaaaaaaagtagctaagaacAACCATTTATGCTCACCACGATAAAGTTACcaaacaaaataccatgtcacatgtacaatctgtgactggtatgctgcttacttttgctaagcagaaaatgtttaagcagtttaaataccatgtcacatagaCATTCATTCTACGACTCGTATGCTGcttacttttgctaagcagaaaatgtttaagcagtttaaacaccttgtcacatgtacattCTGCGACTGGTATGCTGcttacttttgctaagcagaagatGTTTAAgcaagaaattgggccccgattgGTTTGATTAGCATTACCAAAGCCTGATTCTTACCTTGTGAATTGAAGCCAGGTTACTATGTGCATCAGCAAAGGCAGGATTAATCTGGATTGCTCTGGTGTAACATTGCAGTGCTCCTTGGATATCTTGCATCTCCTTCAATGTGTTACCCATGTTAGAGTATGCATCGGCGAAGGTGGGTGCAATCCTGCGTCAATCAAAACCAACAGATATAGTTTAGGGAAAGGATCATATTATATAGAACAGACATTTCACCAACAAAATGTGATCAATATCAATAGTTCAGGGATGGGACAATACAATACAGATCATAAATAAAGATCAACCATTTCCCCTATAAATATTGCACCAAGACCAAAGAACATTTACAAGTTTGTTTTGGTCAAGTCCAAGCATAAACAATACAACCACAAAAAGGCAATCATCGTCAATAAAATTAGTCCACCGGTTTCAACAACAGATACTGCAATGGAACAAATAATATTTGCACCATTCTGTTCCTCAAGTACAAACACAAATGATGCAATCACAAAAAGCGATTAATATCAACAAATTCATACTAGGGAACATTCATAAAGTACTGATCATAAACATAGATCCTACATTTCATCAATAAATTAATCACAAATGCAATCAATTTCAACATATTTAGTTCAGGGCTAGGATCATAAAATACAGATCatacatttcaaaaataaatattgcaaTTAGACCACAACATATTTGCATGTTTTCAACCAAATACAATAcaaccacaaacaaaattaatattcaataTTCAATATCAACAAATTTAGTTTAGAACAGGTGGTTTCGGGATGGGATCATACATACAGATCATCTATATATATCACACATGTCACCAATAAATATTGAACTTCGAACAACAAACATTCGCATCATTTcctcaaatacaaacaaaaccaataTACAACCCCAAAAAGCATATGGAAAATTcagcatacaaatttgtatcaagaaaacaattatagCACGTCAACTTGTCTCTgttgcaagtaaacaaaacattcacaaaaATATCAGGGATcattcacaaagatagtcctaactttggaGTTATAGAAAACTTTaggctagtccttagttaggacaagtgactcgtcctaactcgagataagactaggcATAGTCCtataatttaggactagtcctaggactccttaggagttattaaaaacttaaggctagtcctaatcTAGGACGAGGTGAAATCCACCCTAGGTGAAGTAAACAAACTTGCAGGTAACTTGTTACCGAGAAATGAATATATGCTCACCTGATAGCTTCTTTGTAGTGTACTAGAGCCTCCTGCAGTTTGCCCTGTTGTTGGAGCACGCTAGCCAGGTTAGAATGTGCAGCAGCAAACTCTGGATACACCTCCAGTGCTTTACAGTACAGCTTGATAGACTCCTCTGTAAAGCTTTGCTCCCTCTTGATGTTAGCCAAGTTGTTGAGAGAGTCTGCATGAGTCGGGCATAGCTGGAGGGCTGTGTTGTAGCATTCTTCTGCCTCGGCTACCTTTCCTTGTTCCTTGAGAGCGTTAGCGAGGTTGCAGTAGGCATCGGGGAAATGAGGCTGCAACTCGATGGCTCGGCGGTATGTATCGATGGCAAGATCTATCAACCTGGGAGtaataaacacaaaaaccaATTCAATTGATTATCGTCACAAGCCttcatgcttcatttttgaaagggcaagggcaccaaggctttttctccttagtaaaggacaccctattagaatattgtttatttctactggcggagcatttcaaaggcaccaaggcatggaggccttcattgcctccgtgaagtatcaggcctgagatCAGGTTTAAACAATCATGAACACTATTTTCCAGTGTATATCTTACAATCTTAACACATAGAGATTACCCTTATTACCAATACACAAATcctcatcaaaataaaacacaacaccAGCATAATCTTTATTATCAAACCATGCCAAAgtattttgaaaaattgttaGATTCTTTATATTGCCAAATCTTCCATTTCAATTCAAGACcatttaacaattattgttCAAAAGGAAAAAGACATCACAAATATACTTTTGGTTTGTACAAGTTATTGAATTAACAGAATCACATTATTTTGTCTGAGCACGACAGCAGACCACCATGAAAATAATGAGCAGATTCACTTACCCCTGCTCGTAGTAGACACAGGCAAGATTACCATGGACAACAGCATGGTTTGGACTTAACTGCAATGCTCTTAGATAAGCTCCTACCGCCCTATGGAAAGAGATACAATAATAACACTGTAATGTCTTTACAGATGAAATTAACAATGTTGTTTACCATAAAAGTATTACGACATACCTGTACACACTGAAACATCAGTTTTACGAGTCCACAGATAATGACGCACGAAGTTGTGCGGGTGAAACTCTGTGTACATAAATCATAGCATCCTGTAAAACACTTTCTACTGTCGCAAGCAAATGGCAACCTCTTTTGCTATAAATGTTTTATCTTGTTCATTGCTGTCTCTTGTCAGAAACAATTCTAATTAAATCTGaacaaatagatgttaaatttgcaccggggataaagaatattcattttggttttacccatcctacaccaatgtgtgttagcattgcatactcggtactttcaggagttctgtgaaacaaataacgggcatattacttgggttggATTCTAGTTGGTTTGACACTGCTGTAAAATTGAAAAGgacgtgggtttgaatcccacccaaataatatgcctgtgattttttttcactgtatactaacacacatccgtgtatatgggtaaaaccccccAAAATCTGAACAGTTTGCAGGTATGTAATTGGTCCAAGTAATCCAGCTTTCAAGAAGTTAAGTGGTCTTACCTGTCAAAGATACGGGCCTCCTTTAGAACATTTCCAAGGTTGATGTACGCATCAAGGAAGTTGGGGTCCAATGTGACAGCCTGATAAGAAAAGTGTCAAGTTTTCAATTAGAAACAAGGTTCAGACGCTTTTATTTTCTGAGGTACAATGTTTATACTCAATTAAGTGACATAAAGCCCACTGGCAACAAAAGGTGCTAAGTTTGTCAAGGTTCAAGATataattaattcattcatttcttttatttgtcTCAGATTGTGGCCAGGAGGTCAAATTCCAAAAGACAAttacatcaaaaacaaaaaattacaaaaaccaTAAAACTTGTACAAGTAATAATGCAATGCATTTATATAATGCTCTAAAAAAACACAGCGCCTCACAATTAACAGGTAAACAACAAGAAAGTGACATAAAGACCACTGGCAACATAAGTAACTTTTgtgggtttcaggggacattctttgtggcaggacggctttgtagaggggctggtcacctgttcctccttgccactcactggctttgtattttaaagctattttgattcaatgtttctttatgtatcgttttgtatatttatatttttatgccagtggaAAGTCTAATAAAACCAATAAAACTAAATTTGTAAAGATTAAAGATAATACAATTAATAATGAAGACAATAATGCAATGCATTTTAATAGCGCTCTACAAAATACACAGCGCTTCACAATCGCCAAGTTAccgaaatgaaaaaaagaaagtacATTGAAACAATCAATCAGAACCATTCAAACAATGATAAGCTGGGAAATAGACTAGTTTTGAAATGGTGCTTTTAAGTAGCAGTAAGACGCCCCTTCCCTGATAGCACGCGACATCTTGTTCCAAAATTTGAGGGCAACAAAGAATGAATGGTCCCCAACCTTCCTTTTGAGATGTGGAAGAATCAGCCGGGCGACATCAGAAATGGGGGGCGAAGTCCCCCAGGGACCAATTACTTTAAGCTGCTttcaaagcagaaaatactgcttaaacaaTTTCTACTTAGTAaaattaagcaggataccagccttAGATAGTACTAGTGAGATGGTACTTTTGGTTGGAAATCTTATTCTGgtttgcataattttgttgtgcttagctactttttgtgcttaagcagctctatgaaattggcactGGTCCATCTATATCGTACAATGTGAGATTGCCAGACTTGGGCCTTATATACAAATAGAAGAACTTCAAACACAATTCTTTCCTTACAGAGAGCAAGTGAAGTGAATGCATTGGATCATTATGAGATAAGATTGTAAGACAAGGACTCTTACCTTCTCAAAGTGATGTATAGCTAACCATATTTCTCCCTGAGCATTGAAGACACATCCTAGGTTACTCCAAGCAACAGCAAAGTTAGGTTGAGTCTCAATTGCCTT contains:
- the LOC117293848 gene encoding UDP-N-acetylglucosamine--peptide N-acetylglucosaminyltransferase 110 kDa subunit-like isoform X1 — translated: MQQTDDVTYFAADRRHYKFRQLYCNPTKHKDWTKIFKISKMGEPASTTGTGLAELAHREYQAGDFDNAERHCMQLWSQEPDNTGVLLLLSSIHFQCRKLDRSAHFSTLAIKQNPMLAEAYSNLGNVFKERGQLQEALENYRHAVRLKPDFIDGYINLAAALVAAGDMEGAVTAYIQALQYNPDLYCVRSDLGNLLKALHRLDEAKACYLKAIETQPNFAVAWSNLGCVFNAQGEIWLAIHHFEKAVTLDPNFLDAYINLGNVLKEARIFDRAVGAYLRALQLSPNHAVVHGNLACVYYEQGLIDLAIDTYRRAIELQPHFPDAYCNLANALKEQGKVAEAEECYNTALQLCPTHADSLNNLANIKREQSFTEESIKLYCKALEVYPEFAAAHSNLASVLQQQGKLQEALVHYKEAIRIAPTFADAYSNMGNTLKEMQDIQGALQCYTRAIQINPAFADAHSNLASIHKDSGSIPDAIASYRTALKLKPDFPDAYCNLAHCLQIVCDWSDYEQRMKQLVTIVADQLDKNRLPSVHPHHSMLYPLSPDFRKAIASRHGNLCLEKINVLHKSPYQYPKDLVASGGKLRIGYVSSDFGNHPTSHLMQSVPGKHSENVEVFCYALSPDDGTNFRAKVLKEVGSFVDLSQIPCNGKAADRINADGIHILVNMNGYTKGARNEIFALRPAPIQSMWLGYPGTSGASFMDYLITDGVTSPNDLNPHYSEKLAYMPHTFFIGDHWNMFPHLLDKVIIESKEGLKRDTIGIINALDVKGFMEKVNTVAPATVGGAVANGISLSDKVDLSNSTNQNGMATKLTFPCLDNSISQALNTMVLQGHAQASINGMNITHGLAVNQVQAKAATGEEIPSTPIITTRSMYNIPDDAIVYCNFNQLYKIDPATLQMWVSIIKKVPNSVLWLLRFPATGEPHLSATATRLGMPAGRLIFSPVASKEEHVRRGQVADVCLDTPLCNGHTTGMDVLWAGTPMVTLPGETLASRVAASQLNCLGCTELVASSRQEYETIATRLGTDLEFREQMKFKVWKGRTESPLFNVKTYTMGLEGLFYKMWEKYENGDKPDHIKQVDITAVENGSSLSVEKCK
- the LOC117293848 gene encoding UDP-N-acetylglucosamine--peptide N-acetylglucosaminyltransferase 110 kDa subunit-like isoform X2 — translated: MDSRPASEHPACYLKAIETQPNFAVAWSNLGCVFNAQGEIWLAIHHFEKAVTLDPNFLDAYINLGNVLKEARIFDRAVGAYLRALQLSPNHAVVHGNLACVYYEQGLIDLAIDTYRRAIELQPHFPDAYCNLANALKEQGKVAEAEECYNTALQLCPTHADSLNNLANIKREQSFTEESIKLYCKALEVYPEFAAAHSNLASVLQQQGKLQEALVHYKEAIRIAPTFADAYSNMGNTLKEMQDIQGALQCYTRAIQINPAFADAHSNLASIHKDSGSIPDAIASYRTALKLKPDFPDAYCNLAHCLQIVCDWSDYEQRMKQLVTIVADQLDKNRLPSVHPHHSMLYPLSPDFRKAIASRHGNLCLEKINVLHKSPYQYPKDLVASGGKLRIGYVSSDFGNHPTSHLMQSVPGKHSENVEVFCYALSPDDGTNFRAKVLKEVGSFVDLSQIPCNGKAADRINADGIHILVNMNGYTKGARNEIFALRPAPIQSMWLGYPGTSGASFMDYLITDGVTSPNDLNPHYSEKLAYMPHTFFIGDHWNMFPHLLDKVIIESKEGLKRDTIGIINALDVKGFMEKVNTVAPATVGGAVANGISLSDKVDLSNSTNQNGMATKLTFPCLDNSISQALNTMVLQGHAQASINGMNITHGLAVNQVQAKAATGEEIPSTPIITTRSMYNIPDDAIVYCNFNQLYKIDPATLQMWVSIIKKVPNSVLWLLRFPATGEPHLSATATRLGMPAGRLIFSPVASKEEHVRRGQVADVCLDTPLCNGHTTGMDVLWAGTPMVTLPGETLASRVAASQLNCLGCTELVASSRQEYETIATRLGTDLEFREQMKFKVWKGRTESPLFNVKTYTMGLEGLFYKMWEKYENGDKPDHIKQVDITAVENGSSLSVEKCK